The DNA window CTGGACGGATAATCTTCTGGAACCGATGCTTGTATCTTATTCAATCACTGTTATACTATTGTATATACTGGCTAGTCGGCTGGAAAACAAATTCGCCATATTCTTCAGAAGAATATTTCCCAAGGTGTTGGTTCCGATTGTACTCTTTCAAATTGTTTCCTCTGTGTTAAGCCTGGCGGGTACAGGGATAACACACACCCGCTATTATGTCATACTGTTTGGTATTTTTGCCGCTGCTGCGGGCGTTATATTGAGCATTGTTCCGGTACGAAAAAACGGTATTATTGCTGCAATGCTTATCGCTTTTGCCTTGGTTTCCATCCTTCCCCCGGTGGATGCATTCACGATAAGCCGGAGAAGCCAGACAGTTATGCTTAAGAATGTGCTTTTGAAAAACCATATGCTTGATAACAACATTATCAAACCAAATGCATCAATCCCTGAGGAGGACAAAAAGACAATTGTAAAAGCAATTAATTATTTAAACATGATGGAGTATACCAATAGGATTGAATGGCTGCCGGGCGATTTCAGCAGATATGATGATTTTTACAAAACCTTTGGCTTTAATGAATATGAAGCGCCGGGGAACATCAACCAGCAAGTCTACCTTAGCATTGAGCAGGAAACCCCCATTGATATCACAGGGTATGACAGCTTTGTTCATTTCAATGTCAATATACCCGGTGACAATATTAACGACAACATCGGTAATATTGTGAAATCGGGTAAAAACTACACCCTGACAAAAGATACAACCAAGGATCAATGTGATATATATTTGATGGGAGAAAACAAAAAAGAGTTAATACGATTTTCAACCAGGGAGATTTTTGACAGGTTCAATAATTATAATACAAGCAAGGGGTCTATCCCGACAGTTCAAGCCTCTTTCACAAAGGAGAATGGCTTAGCTAAAATTACATTTGTGGTACAAAGTTTGAATATGGATAAAACGCCAAATCAGGTGTATTATGGGGCTGATATTTATGCCTTTGTCAAGATTAAATAGATTGAGTGTTCTTTGTTGAAATTAATAATCTTACTAAAAGTTAGGAGTAATATAAATGAATATATTTAAAAAATTTATGGTGGGAAGGTATGGCAGTGACCAGCTCGCTGTAGCGCTGATCATATTTTCGCTTTTAATAACTTGGACAGCTGAGCTAATCAGACTGCCATTATTGACACTTGTGGGCTATGTTACCTTGGGGGTATGCATTTTCAGAATGTTATCAAAGAATCTGACTAAGCGCAGTATGGAAAACTATAAGTTTAACATACTTATAAGCCCTGCATATTCATGGTTTAAGAAGAAACAGAAACATCTTATAGATTCAAAAACTCATAGGTATTTCGAATGCCCAAATTGCAAGACTAATTTACGTGTTCCAAAAGGTAAGGGGGATATTGTTATTACCTGTCCCAAATGTAAAACAGAATTAAAAAAGAGAACTTGATTCATATTTTCCCAAGGAACTCTTCAAGCGTAATATTTCTACTGGCTATTTCAAGTGAAGCATTTTTCCCTACATAGCGGATGTGCCAGGGTTCAGATTGATAACCGGTAATATGTTCTTTACCCTTAGTATAACGCACGATAAACCCATATTTCGGTGCATTATCCTTTAGCCACTTTCCTTCGCGGGTTTGTGCATAGGACTGGGTAAGGGTAAAATTCACAGATGGACTGCTGACATCCATTGCCAGCCCGGTTTGATGTTCGCTTTGCCCTGGTCTTGCACTGAATTGATTGGCTGCAGTTGCAGAGCCATATTTGTTGATGTTGGATGCAAAAATCGAGCTTTGACGTTCATAAGAACGATAGCCTGAAATAGCAGTAAGCTTTATGTTCTCCTGCTTTGCCCTTGCAAAGAGGGCTTCAAGTGCTTCGGCAGCCTCCGGTGTCATCATTGTTTTGGATGTGTTCGCAGATGATACCTTGGGAGCCGCTAAGCTCTTTGGCACATAACCGGCGGGCAGGTTATGAGTTTTATTTACGAGTATCAGGTTGTTTGTCGTTACTGCCGGTGGCTTAGACACGCTGTTATCTTTTGGATCTTGGGTTTTAAGCTGTTGCCCAGGGTATATTGTATTATTTATTAAGCTGTTCAGTTTCTTTAATAGATCCACTGTTGTTCCTGTTTTTTTTGAAATACCATATAGGGTATCACCAGCCTTGACAATATACATAGTACTTGTCTGAACCTGTACCTTCCTTGCAGGAAGGGCTGAGGGTGAGTAAGCAGCAGCAACTGGGCTGTAGGCAATAGATGCGATCAGTAAGGAACCAAGCATTATATTGACAGTATCTATTTTTGTATCTCGGTAGTTTTCGTTTATGTAGTTCCTGATATAATCCAGAGTGCCTTTTTGCAGTTCTTTTCTTTTGCTGTCAAGCATGCTGAAAAAGTCTTCTGCAAATTCGCTTGTTTGCTTATCAACATGCAATACCAGGGTATATCCATCATTAACTTTTATTAATTCGTGGCGTGAAAATATATCCATTTTATATACCATCTTTCTATACATGCTAATTTCTATTTTTAGCGTTTTCCCGAAGCTTATACCTTGATTTGGAATGTGAGATGAAAGGGGATAAAAAAAGCATGAGTATGATAAAAAACCCAAATATAAAATTAAAAGAAAAATTAGATAAAAAAGACTATGAAGATATCAGTAATCTTCAAAAGCTTTGCATAGAAGCAGATAAAACAACGCTAAAGCTGGAGATTGATTACAAATTGAGCGGTGCAGAAGAGAAAGGTGAAGGTTTAAAGAATATCAATGAATTTATGTTCTATGAGGGAAACAAGCTTATTGGCTATATTGGCATATGCCAATTTGGCGGAGCTGCTATAGAAGTAAATGGCATGGTGCATCCTGAGTATAGAAAGAAGGGTGTATTTAAAAGACTGTTTCCTTTAGTAAAAGACGAGTGGAGCAAAAGAGAGTCACAAAAAATGCTTTTGCTAAGTGATCACAATTCTGTTTCAGGATTGGGGTTTATCAAGTACACGGGTGCTGACTATGATTGTTCAGAATATGAAATGTATTTAAGAGGCAATGTGAAGCAAGACTCAATGTTGAGCAATGTGGTTTTAAGGAAAGCTACCAATAAAGATGCAAAATGGATTGCATTGCAAAGCTCCATAAATTTTGGCGGGGGGTACGAAGAAGAAGATGTTTTATTGCCGGAGGAAGAAGAAGAGCGTGGCATGTTTATATACATAGCAGAGGTTCATAATAGAACAATCGGGAAAATTCATTTAGAAGTAAGTGATAAACTTGGTGCAATTTATGGCTTTGTAGTGCTTCCAGAGTACCGTAGGAAAGGCTATGGAAGAGAGATTTTAACCAAGGCAATAGAAAAGCTAAAAGAATATAACTCGAAGGAAATAATGCTTCAAGTGGCTGTAAAGAATAAAAACGCTTTAGGCCTTTATATATCCTGTGGCTTCCAGGAGACTTCCACGATGGATTATTACAAGTTAGATAAGAAATAGAGGTACGATAAGGAGAAGTAGGATGACTTCAGATATAGTAATTGGGAAACCTGAATTATTAAAAAGAATAAATCGCAATATCATTATAAAATTGATTATCAAGCATGGTGTTATCAGCCGGTCTGAGCTTTCAAAGATTACTAAACTAGCTCTTCCGAGCGTTATGAGAATAGTTCAGGGCTTAATAAGTGAGAACCTTCTGAAAGAAGTGGGCAAGGGGGATTCCACCGGTGGACGCAAACCTAGCTTAATTACACTCAATCAGGAGGCGCTATATATAATCGGCGTTGAAATTGCAATTAAAACTACCATGGTTCTTACCGATCTAGGCGGAAATGTAATTGACAGATGGGAATCGCCGCAAGAGACATACGTGTCACCGGTTGAAATGCTTGAAAGGATTAATGTGAATATTGAAAGGCTGATAGCCAGTCATCAAATTGACCGTAAGAAAATTGCCGGAATTGGTATTGGTACACCGGGTTCTAATTTCAAGCATATTAAGGATGTCGAAAACTCTATCCTGAAAGGGTGGGAGAAAATAGATGTTAAAGCGTGGTTTGAGTCAAAAACGGATTTGCCTATATTTATCGACAATGTAGCCAGAACAAGAACACTAAGTGAGCTTTGGTTCGGTATCGGCAAACGTATTAAGAGTTTTATTTATGTTTTTATCGATAAAGGCGTAGGCTGCGGAATTGTAAACAACAATACAATACATGAAGGTTACAGCTCGGTAGCTGGAGAATTCGGGCATACAATTATAGAATATGATGGAAGAGAGTGCTATTGCGGCAACCGGGGGTGCGTCGAAATGTATGTTTCGGCTGGTGCGATAACAAATGAAGTTATTAAAGCTCTGAGCATATCAGAGGAGGATTTTAAGTTCAAGAACGTGATAGAGCTGGAAAGTGAGCCAAAGGTTCAAAAGGTTTTATCCGATAGCGGCAAAATATTAGCTGCTGGTGTAGCAAACCTGATTAACATTTTCAATCCTCAGGCAGTAGTACTCGGGGGTATTGTCCCAAGTGAGAGCCGGTACTTTGCTGAGGCAGTCATGCAAGCTATTGATGCAAATGTATTTTCTAACAATGCTATGAAGACTCCGGTTTTTATAAGCGAAGTTGATCAAGAGAGGATTTGTATTGGAAGTGTTGCACTGGTAATAAATGAAGTGTTTAAATCTGTAGAGCTCAGTTAATATAGCAACTACAAAGCATACAAAATATATTATTCATGTCATCCTGAACAGAGTGAAGGATCTAGAACCTTAAGGAATACTTAAAAGTATTTGTCCGGGTCATACTTATAGGTATAAGATTCTTCGTAAACTCAGAATGACATGGGTGAAACTTTAAAGCAATTTTTCGGAAATTAATTTTCAGGAAAATTGCTTTTCATTTTGACCTTTAAGTAAAAAAGTGGTAGAATTTAATCAGTTAGTAACATATAGTAACAAAGTATATTTATGACAAGGAGGTCGTATGAAGCTAGTTGTTAAACCAATTAAAGCGACAGAATCACTTATGGCATTTTTAGAGGAAAAGAAAGTGATTACTAGAATTTGTCCGGGCCATGATCAGCTAAATACACAAAAAGGTGAGTCCAGATGTGAGACGGTGTATTCAACAAACCCTCAATTTGGTCCGCATAAACTTATCTGCGTAACGATAAATACTACTGAACCAAGAAATTTCTTGTACCATAGCGATAAGGAGGACTTTATGCTTATTGATAAGCTTGGAACAGCAGAGCTGATTTTAACAGTAAGCTTGCTTCACAAGGATGAACTGCTTCATAAGATAGATGCTAATACTCTTTCAGCAGAGGACTTCGTTTCTGTCATTTGTGAAATGAACGATTCTTATCTGAGCTTTTTCACAATGAACCCATACTATCCCCATGTAGAGACCTGCAGAGTTACCTCGGAAAACCCGCCAAGTTTTTATGTCGGCGAACCAAGGGATTTGGACGAAAACCTGATAGATTTTAAAAACTATCAGCTCACAATTGAGCAGTACTAAAAATAAGCTGTCCATAATATATTAGGATAAGCACAATTCGCTAATAGGAGGTTAAATATGAAGCGTTCACAAATAAATCAGGAAATTAAGTGGGCAAAGGAATTATTGGAGAAAAGCAATATTAAATTGCCCCCCTTCGGTTATTGGACTTTAGAAGAATGGAAATCTGGCGAAAGAAACCTGGAGATCATTAAAGAAGTCATGCTGGGCTGGGATATAACAGACTTTGGGAAAGAAAGGTTTAATGAATTTGGTGCTGTCTTGTTTACATTAAGGAACGGCTCTTTAAGGGATAGCCGAATTGGTACCCCATACGCGGAAAAGCTTATTCTTTTAAAAGAGGGGCAGAGACTCCCGCTTCACTATCATGCAAACAAGACTGAAGATATCATAAACAGAGCTGCCGGAGTTATGGCTATAAAGCTATATAATTCTCTGGAGAATGGCGAGGTGGATTATGAATCAAAGGTCAGCGTTGATTTAGACGGAGTAACATATATTTTTGCAGCTGGTGAAGAAATAGATATATACCCCGGCAACAGCATCACGCTGAGACCTTATGTATACCACGTGTTTTGGGCTAAGAAAGGCTGCGGGGATCTGGTATGCGGAGAGGTGTCCTCCATTAATGACGACAATACAGACAATTTTAATGCAGAAGATGTAAGCAGATTTTCTAAGGTGGAAGAGGATGAGCCTATTTTATATCCCCTTTGCAATGAATATACTACTGTATTATATTGAACGCACAAAAGTATTCCTATTGGGTATAGTGCGAATTCAACAACAATCAAGGAAGCGTATTTGCATAATATGATTGAATAATATATGGATATTATGCAAAACGCTTATTGAACGCACAAAAGTATTCCTATTGGGTATAGTGCGAATTCAATGAAAATTAAGGAAATATTTACGCGAAATTTGAATAAAGAATGTTAAATGATTTTCGCGAAATATATAGGAGGATGAAATGTTTGATATAATTGCTGTAGGGGAATTGCTGATTGACTTTACACCTATAAAAAATGAAGACGGTATATTCTTTAAAGAAAACCCGGGGGGAGCACCTTGCAATATGCTCACCATGGCTCAAAAGCTAGGTTCAAAAACGGCTTTTATCGGCAAGGTAGGCAATGATCAGTTTGGGATTCAGCTGGGGAAGGTTCTAAAGGCTCAGGGTATTGATATATCGGGGCTTGTATATTCTGAAGAATACAATACAACACTAGCCTTTGTCCATCTTGATGAGGGTGGGGACCGCAGCTTTAGCTTTTATCGAAATGGCTGCGCAGATGTTATGCTTGAGAAATCTGAAGTGGATTATACATTGTTGGATAAGACAAGGGCATTGCATTTTGGTTCGCTTTCCTTTACCAATGAACCCAGCAGATCTACTGTTTTGGATATAGTCGAATATGCCAGAAAAAAAGACAAGCTGATTTCCTATGACCCGAATTATCGGCCAGCATTATGGGCATCTGAGGCAGCAGCTGTTAAAGGCATGAGAATGGGGCTGGAATATGCGGATATTATTAAAGTCTCAGAGGAAGAAGCAGTGCTTTTAACTGGTGAGGATGATTTTTACAAAGCAGCGGAGAGATTGTATAAAGATGGAATAAAGCTTGTATGTGTGACACTTGGGGAAAAAGGTTCGTTTTATTATCATAAAAATGGACATGGAATTGTAAATGGATATAAGAGCACGGTAGTTGATACTACCGGGGCAGGGGATTCATTCTTTGGGGCAGCTGTGCATCAGATTTTACAAAGAAGCGGTTTGGATGAACTCACAGCGCAAGATTTAAATGAGATTTTTTCCTTTTCCAACGCTGCGGCTTCAATATGTATAGAAAACTTTGGGGGAATCCCTTCCATTCCTTCAAAAGAGGATGTTTTGAAGAGATTAGTGGTGTAATTAGTTAATCTAAGCAATTGCAAATAGAGGGGGACCATATGTATAGAGTTATTATTGCTGACGATGAGCCTAAAGTATCTCAACTTATCAAAAACCTCATAGAGTGGGAGAACCTGAATCTTGAGCTTGCAGCAACAGCGACCGATGGAATAAATGCTCTGGAACTAATTAAAAAACATAGGCCGGACATTGTCATTACAGATATAAGAATGCCGGGCTATGATGGGATTGAATTGATTAAGTATGCAAAGGAAATCAATCCTAACATTGACTTTATCATTATCAGCGGATATCAACATTTTGATTATGCTCACAATGCAATTAAATACGGCGTCAAGGATTATTTGCTAAAACCCCTTAGCAAGAATGAAATCAATGCAACACTATCAAAAATGATTGATAAGTATTCTGAAAGATCACGACAAGAAATGCATCACCTGGAAGATATTAAAAGGCAGAAGAGTGAGTTCCTGCAGAATATTTATCTTGGTTCGAATACACTGGTGCTTAAAGAGACGAGTTTATTTCAAATAAATGAGGATTACAATGTGAGCTTTATAGAAGGCTGTTATCAGGCACTTATTATTAAACCTGATTTTGAGTATCAACCCAATAATCAAGATACAATGAGAATGCTTCTTTGTAAAATTTCTAAAATTGTAGACCAGAGCCTTGTAGATATATGTTCAGAAATCCTTTGGCTTTTGTTAGAGGATCGGATATATATCATAGTTAATTATAAAACTGAGAATAAGAAGATGTTCAGAAAAGCATTAAACAATATTATTGATGAAAGTCATTTGTTTAGGGATATTGTAAAGAACCTTACGATAACAATCAGCGTTGGCAATACTCAGACAACCCTTGTAGACATGGACCAATCAACTAATGAAGCAAAAGAAGCTCTTGCTGATAGAATCGTTATAGGGAGCGGGAGAATCATCCAATATAATACTGAACTACATATGAAGAGGTCAGTCGAATCCATTGTATCCTTTGAAAAAAGAAGGAAGCTTATAGATTTGATAGAGATTTTTGATGCTATAGAAATTAAAAGATGGATTGAAGAGATAGAGGTGGAGATTTTAAGGCTCCCCAATATATCCGGACAATTTATCCTGGATACCATTAATGAGATTATTGAAATCATTTTATTCGGCTTAAAGAACCATGCAAATATAAGTACAATTGATAAAAGTGTAATCAATGAATTTCATGAAGCTCTTCTTATGCAGAACAATACTCGGGCAGTTTTTGAAGCAACTAATAAATATGTGGGTAAAATGCTTCAGCAAATCGCAGACGATCGGAAGAATGAAAGCAACCGCCCAATTAAGGAAGCTCAAAAGTATATTAATGAGCACTATGCATCTGCTGTAAATCTCGAGGAAGTAAGTGCTGTTATTGGTTTTAATGCTACTTATTTTTCAACACTGTTTAAAAAGGAAACTGGCATGAACTTTTTAGAATATGTGACAATTGTAAGAATTAAAGCAGCCAAGCAGCTGTTGTCTGATTCAAAGAAAAGTATTTTGGATATATCTCACGAAGTGGGTTATAACGATTTCAAGCATTTTACAAAGCAATTCAAAAAAGTCACTAGCCTTACCCCATCAGAATATAGAAAACTATATTATTAAGTGCTTATTAACATAACAGCTTTCTAATTCAATCAGAATGTTAATAACGCACTACCTTAATGTCGTGCTCTGCTGCTGGAGGCGAATTCTATTACAGAGCACTTGAGAGGGATTATATGTTTAGATTAAGGATGCATAGCTCCAAAACTATGAAAACTTATTTGCACAGCACTGTAGTCAGAGCAATAAAGACTTTGCTGATATTATATCTGCTAAGCTTAATTACGATGGTTTTTATATTCCTCACATCTAAAGTTCACTATTCACTCTATATCGCCTGCGCAGCGAGCTTCATAATATTTATCATCAGTCTTATATGGATGTATAAAAAGCTATATTTGCCATATAAGAATACAGAGAAAACTCTCCAAAGCTTCAATCTAGGGTATAATTCAAATGCGCTGAATGAAATAGACACCTATTATACTGAAGAAATGGAAAAAGCATTTTCTAAGTTTTTTAGTCTCTTTGAAAGTATGAACGCTATTAAGCTGACCAATACCCATGCGGAATATAGAGCTCTCCAGAATCAAATAAACCCTCACTTTTTGTACAATACTTTAGAAGCCATTAGAAGTGATGCCATTTGTGAAGGTTCCGAGAATATTGCCAATATTACTGAGGCTCTTGCTACATTTTTCAGATATACGATTTCAAATGTAAACAGCATGGTAACCCTTGAAGCCGAGATAAATAATTCTGAGAATTATTTTGCGATTCAAAATTTCCGCTTTGGAGATAAAATTAATCTAAAAATAAATTTAGACGATGAGGACATGTCGATATTAGAGTATGAAATTCCTAAATTGACACTCCAGCCAATTATAGAAAATGCAATCATACATGGTCTGGAGCGTAAAGTGGGTCGAGGTACAATTGAGATTGATATAACATTAACAGAGGATAGACTTCTAATTAAAATCACGGATGATGGGGTTGGAATGGATGAAAATGTACTAAGCAGTATTAACAATCAATTGCATGAAATTTCCGGACAGGGACTTAAGCAAAATAACGCTCAAAAGGGCGGTATTGCCTTAATCAATGTCAATAATAGAATCAAGCTGCAGTTCGGTGAAAAATATGGTCTGAGGATATACAGCATAAAAGACTTTGGGACAAGAGTGGAAGTTACACTGCCTCAAATAAAAGAAAATGACGGGTGATCCTATGAAACGAGAAATATTGAGGATTGAAAACATTACAATTAAAGAAAAAGGAATAAAAACACTTAATGACTTTTTTTTGAACTTATATCAAGGGGAGTTGTTAGGTGTTTTTGTTAATAATGCAATTGAGAAAAAGCATCTGATTGACTTGATTTATGGCAATGTGGAGGTTGAAAGGGGCAGGATATGCTACGAAAATTTACCAATCAGTTATGAAGATTATGTTGGCATAAGAAAGAATAAAATTTCATTGATACAATCAACCAGTAAATTAATTGATGATCTCATTGTCGCAGATAACATTTTTGTTATTCGCGATAAATTTGGACGTTATCTGATTGATACAAAAGTTATATGTGAGCAAACAAAGAACCTGCTAAAGGAGCTTGATTTGGAAATAGACCCCGGAAAACTTGTGCACCTGCTTTCCAGCTTTGAAAAAACAGCAGTGGAAATTGCCAAAGCTTATGGACTGGGAGCAAAGATTATTATTCTGAAGGACCTGTCCAGCTATCTGTCAGACTTCGAGTTGAATCAGCTTATAGAAATCATTGACAAGCTAAAGAGTAACGGTATTTCTTTTATAATGATTGACAGCTTCACGGATATTTTAAAACAGTTCTCTGATCGGATGTTTGTTATGAAAAATGGACGGAATGTATGGACGCTGAAGGGTGAGCAAATCAATGATGACATTTTAGAAACATATTTTTATAGCCCCAAGCATGAAATATCAAGCAATGCTGCTGCAAGACATACTATAGCACTGAGGTTTGATCGTGTCTCAACTGATAAATTGGAACCCTTAAGCTTCGAAATCCATTCAGGGGAAATGCTGAGTATACTTGATCACGATGGATCCTATATAGATGAAATAATTAAAGTACTAAACGGGGAAAACAATTCGTACAAAGGAGAGGTATTCGTTGGGGATCGATTATTCAGCTCTCGAAAGCCATGGGAGGCAATAAGAAATGATTTGGCATTTGTTGTGGAGAACCCGATAGAATCGATGCTTTTTAAAGATATAACAGCAATAGATAATCTTTGTTTTGCTTCCAGCAATAAAGTAAACACATTTTGGATGAATTCAAAGTTCAGAAGAAGCTGTACCGATAATTACGAAGGATTTTTTAAAGGAGCGTTGAATGCTCAAACTGAATCCCTGTCAGTATATGATCAACAGAAATTAGTATACCTGAAATGGCATCTGTACAACCCAAAGGTAGTTGTTTGTACAAGGCCTTTCAGTTCAATAGATGTTGAATTAAGGGAAATCACTTCTGAAATGATGGGGCTGCTATTGGAAAAAGGTATAGGAATACTCGTGCTGGCATCCAATTATTCTGAAATAAACAACACCGGGACAAAAATTGTATTAAGACCCAAAGAATACCCCTTATAATCATAAGAATGACCTTAGAAACGCAGGTTTAACTTTGATAAGATTATAAATAAGGATAATATTATTTACTGCAAATTAGACCTTGCTCATCTAAGGGGGAATGCATGTGTCAGACTATTTGATAGAATTAAAAGGAGTCAGCAAAGTATTTCCAGGTGTTAAAGCACTGGATAAAGTTTCTTTCTTATTAAAAGCTGGTGAGGTGCATGCTCTTGTAGGTGAAAATGGAGCAGGGAAATCAACTTTAATGAAGATTATAAGCGGGATTTATAATCGTGATGAAGGCGAATATTTGATTGATGGTGTTAATATAGGTGACTTGACACCGAAGAAAGCACAAGAGCATGGAATCGCTATTATTCATCAGGAGTTAAATATGTGCCAGGATTTGACGGTTGCAGAAAATATGTTTTTGGGCAGGGAGAAGAGCAAGCTTGGCTGTGTTCAGCAAAATGAAATGAACAGAGCTGCTAAAGAGATTCTTGACAAGCTTAAAATCGATATAGAGCCGGACACAGTACTTAGAAAATTGCCGGTATCAAAGCAGCAAATGGTTGAGATTGCTAAAGCGTTATCAACTAATGCCAGAATTCTAATAATGGATGAACCAACTTCTGCACTATCAGATAGAGAGATAGTGGAACTGTTTGATATTATCAAGCATTTAAAAGGGAATGGATGCGCCATAGTATATATATCACACAGATTAGAAGAGCTTGAGCACATTACAGACCGTATTTCAATATTCAGGGATGGCAGGCATATAGTCACGAAGGATTATAAAGATACAAACCTGAATGAGATAATATCATATATGGTTGGCAGAGAGATAAAAGAGAAATTTCCAACAATAGAATGTAAAAGAGGACAAAAGCTTTTAGAAGTAAAAAACCTATGTTCAGGTATTGTCAATAATGTAAGTTTTGATTTGTCCCAGGGTGAAATCGTGGGGTTTGCAGGACTGATTGGGGCGGGAAGAACTGAATTAGTCAGAGCACTGTTTGGAGCGGAGGATATAACAAGCGGCGAAATATACCTGAAGGGGAAAAAGCTGAATATAAAGACTCCTAAGGATGCCATCGTTGAGGGAATTGTACTTGGGCCGGAGGA is part of the Clostridia bacterium genome and encodes:
- a CDS encoding DUF4153 domain-containing protein codes for the protein MKQIFNFQDRLRGLNDAIARYPLTTAFLLAAAVINAFDISTSKDYSKYLITFVVGAFLGAVVQVAYERFFCKSVSRVILMGTAVLLTAGYYLIIMTAPKLGMEIGIRTSVALFALLIAFIWVPVIKSEISFNESFMATFKAYFNSLFFSGVILGGIYIIIAAVDQLLFPVDYKAYSHAANIVFILFAPMYFLSLIPVYPGTADKEKIESAAHCPKFLEILISFILIPLIAVFTIILLIYIIRNIGGKFWTDNLLEPMLVSYSITVILLYILASRLENKFAIFFRRIFPKVLVPIVLFQIVSSVLSLAGTGITHTRYYVILFGIFAAAAGVILSIVPVRKNGIIAAMLIAFALVSILPPVDAFTISRRSQTVMLKNVLLKNHMLDNNIIKPNASIPEEDKKTIVKAINYLNMMEYTNRIEWLPGDFSRYDDFYKTFGFNEYEAPGNINQQVYLSIEQETPIDITGYDSFVHFNVNIPGDNINDNIGNIVKSGKNYTLTKDTTKDQCDIYLMGENKKELIRFSTREIFDRFNNYNTSKGSIPTVQASFTKENGLAKITFVVQSLNMDKTPNQVYYGADIYAFVKIK
- a CDS encoding D-alanyl-D-alanine carboxypeptidase family protein, yielding MDIFSRHELIKVNDGYTLVLHVDKQTSEFAEDFFSMLDSKRKELQKGTLDYIRNYINENYRDTKIDTVNIMLGSLLIASIAYSPVAAAYSPSALPARKVQVQTSTMYIVKAGDTLYGISKKTGTTVDLLKKLNSLINNTIYPGQQLKTQDPKDNSVSKPPAVTTNNLILVNKTHNLPAGYVPKSLAAPKVSSANTSKTMMTPEAAEALEALFARAKQENIKLTAISGYRSYERQSSIFASNINKYGSATAANQFSARPGQSEHQTGLAMDVSSPSVNFTLTQSYAQTREGKWLKDNAPKYGFIVRYTKGKEHITGYQSEPWHIRYVGKNASLEIASRNITLEEFLGKI
- a CDS encoding GNAT family N-acetyltransferase, with the protein product MSMIKNPNIKLKEKLDKKDYEDISNLQKLCIEADKTTLKLEIDYKLSGAEEKGEGLKNINEFMFYEGNKLIGYIGICQFGGAAIEVNGMVHPEYRKKGVFKRLFPLVKDEWSKRESQKMLLLSDHNSVSGLGFIKYTGADYDCSEYEMYLRGNVKQDSMLSNVVLRKATNKDAKWIALQSSINFGGGYEEEDVLLPEEEEERGMFIYIAEVHNRTIGKIHLEVSDKLGAIYGFVVLPEYRRKGYGREILTKAIEKLKEYNSKEIMLQVAVKNKNALGLYISCGFQETSTMDYYKLDKK
- a CDS encoding ROK family protein, yielding MTSDIVIGKPELLKRINRNIIIKLIIKHGVISRSELSKITKLALPSVMRIVQGLISENLLKEVGKGDSTGGRKPSLITLNQEALYIIGVEIAIKTTMVLTDLGGNVIDRWESPQETYVSPVEMLERINVNIERLIASHQIDRKKIAGIGIGTPGSNFKHIKDVENSILKGWEKIDVKAWFESKTDLPIFIDNVARTRTLSELWFGIGKRIKSFIYVFIDKGVGCGIVNNNTIHEGYSSVAGEFGHTIIEYDGRECYCGNRGCVEMYVSAGAITNEVIKALSISEEDFKFKNVIELESEPKVQKVLSDSGKILAAGVANLINIFNPQAVVLGGIVPSESRYFAEAVMQAIDANVFSNNAMKTPVFISEVDQERICIGSVALVINEVFKSVELS
- a CDS encoding D-lyxose/D-mannose family sugar isomerase, with the protein product MKRSQINQEIKWAKELLEKSNIKLPPFGYWTLEEWKSGERNLEIIKEVMLGWDITDFGKERFNEFGAVLFTLRNGSLRDSRIGTPYAEKLILLKEGQRLPLHYHANKTEDIINRAAGVMAIKLYNSLENGEVDYESKVSVDLDGVTYIFAAGEEIDIYPGNSITLRPYVYHVFWAKKGCGDLVCGEVSSINDDNTDNFNAEDVSRFSKVEEDEPILYPLCNEYTTVLY
- a CDS encoding carbohydrate kinase; translated protein: MFDIIAVGELLIDFTPIKNEDGIFFKENPGGAPCNMLTMAQKLGSKTAFIGKVGNDQFGIQLGKVLKAQGIDISGLVYSEEYNTTLAFVHLDEGGDRSFSFYRNGCADVMLEKSEVDYTLLDKTRALHFGSLSFTNEPSRSTVLDIVEYARKKDKLISYDPNYRPALWASEAAAVKGMRMGLEYADIIKVSEEEAVLLTGEDDFYKAAERLYKDGIKLVCVTLGEKGSFYYHKNGHGIVNGYKSTVVDTTGAGDSFFGAAVHQILQRSGLDELTAQDLNEIFSFSNAAASICIENFGGIPSIPSKEDVLKRLVV
- a CDS encoding response regulator; translation: MYRVIIADDEPKVSQLIKNLIEWENLNLELAATATDGINALELIKKHRPDIVITDIRMPGYDGIELIKYAKEINPNIDFIIISGYQHFDYAHNAIKYGVKDYLLKPLSKNEINATLSKMIDKYSERSRQEMHHLEDIKRQKSEFLQNIYLGSNTLVLKETSLFQINEDYNVSFIEGCYQALIIKPDFEYQPNNQDTMRMLLCKISKIVDQSLVDICSEILWLLLEDRIYIIVNYKTENKKMFRKALNNIIDESHLFRDIVKNLTITISVGNTQTTLVDMDQSTNEAKEALADRIVIGSGRIIQYNTELHMKRSVESIVSFEKRRKLIDLIEIFDAIEIKRWIEEIEVEILRLPNISGQFILDTINEIIEIILFGLKNHANISTIDKSVINEFHEALLMQNNTRAVFEATNKYVGKMLQQIADDRKNESNRPIKEAQKYINEHYASAVNLEEVSAVIGFNATYFSTLFKKETGMNFLEYVTIVRIKAAKQLLSDSKKSILDISHEVGYNDFKHFTKQFKKVTSLTPSEYRKLYY